A single window of Leeuwenhoekiella sp. MAR_2009_132 DNA harbors:
- a CDS encoding XRE family transcriptional regulator, translating into MSISKQLKLLRERSALSQKKVATELGITQGAYSLIENGQNSITTEHLLTLSKLYSVPTDRILKGSHNSIMMSSSNGFVPLINVEARAGFIENRDNEQWMSTLDMFKLPGYEPAEGQKLFEVEGDSMMPTLMHGDILITQHADDLTEILDGSVAVIVTAKSVLTKRIKKDLANDAVILISDNSKYESISYELSNILEILVVRGKITSSLNVIDMDANKRVQHLESQVDKLQSDMSKLIEKISKIV; encoded by the coding sequence ATGTCTATATCTAAACAACTAAAACTACTAAGAGAACGTTCTGCTTTATCACAAAAAAAAGTAGCTACTGAGCTTGGTATTACGCAAGGAGCCTATTCTTTAATTGAAAACGGGCAAAACTCAATAACTACAGAACATCTTCTAACTCTTAGTAAACTTTACAGTGTCCCTACAGATCGTATATTAAAAGGATCTCATAATTCTATTATGATGAGTTCTTCTAACGGTTTTGTTCCACTCATTAACGTAGAAGCTCGCGCTGGTTTTATTGAAAATAGAGATAATGAGCAATGGATGTCTACGCTAGACATGTTTAAGCTACCAGGTTATGAACCTGCTGAAGGACAAAAGCTCTTTGAAGTTGAAGGCGACAGTATGATGCCTACCTTAATGCACGGTGACATTCTAATCACACAGCATGCAGATGATTTAACTGAAATTCTTGATGGCTCTGTTGCAGTTATTGTAACGGCAAAATCTGTACTTACCAAACGTATTAAAAAAGATCTAGCTAACGACGCTGTAATTTTAATAAGTGATAATAGTAAGTATGAAAGTATAAGCTACGAGCTAAGCAATATTCTTGAAATACTGGTTGTGCGTGGTAAAATAACAAGCTCACTAAATGTAATTGATATGGACGCTAACAAACGTGTACAACATTTAGAAAGCCAGGTAGATAAACTACAGAGTGATATGAGTAAGCTTATAGAGAAAATAAGTAAAATCGTATAA
- a CDS encoding anti-sigma factor yields MKKIKFLGLLTAAALLASCSGDDDSVQRSDITITSLTGLERLGTNAEYQAWITVDGQDISLGRFTDVNVPKSFSAPTSQITSATKFKISVEKSTGDSPEISNSIILSGTFGGNSASLNSKEGIGDFVGSSGVFTLQTPTDSNANNEQSGVYFFNATNGTAGLNLPTLPAGWKYEGWVTVPNASGEMKNLSTGKFTRTNTTDETSRFGGPLADPNFPGEDFLDTGLLALAYNINVEPNLISKRVFISIEPADDNDLNTPFFLQPLSGTANNGVRPNINTMGLNTGSLPEGRVVY; encoded by the coding sequence ATGAAAAAAATTAAATTTCTAGGACTATTAACCGCAGCAGCATTATTAGCTTCATGTTCAGGTGATGATGATTCAGTACAACGATCAGACATCACTATAACATCGCTTACAGGCCTTGAAAGATTAGGAACAAACGCAGAATATCAGGCTTGGATTACAGTAGATGGTCAGGATATTTCTTTAGGAAGATTCACAGATGTTAATGTGCCTAAAAGTTTTTCTGCTCCCACATCTCAAATAACTTCTGCCACAAAATTTAAAATTAGTGTAGAAAAAAGTACTGGAGATAGTCCTGAAATAAGTAATTCGATTATTCTGAGCGGAACCTTTGGAGGTAATTCTGCTTCTTTAAATTCTAAAGAAGGAATAGGTGATTTCGTAGGTTCTTCAGGTGTATTTACGTTACAAACCCCAACAGATAGCAATGCAAATAATGAGCAGAGTGGAGTTTACTTTTTTAATGCGACTAATGGGACTGCAGGTTTAAATCTACCTACTTTACCAGCGGGCTGGAAATATGAAGGTTGGGTTACTGTGCCTAATGCTTCTGGAGAAATGAAAAATTTATCTACCGGTAAATTTACAAGAACTAATACTACTGATGAAACTTCACGTTTTGGAGGACCATTGGCAGATCCTAATTTTCCCGGAGAAGATTTTCTAGATACGGGTCTTTTAGCATTAGCTTATAATATTAATGTTGAACCAAACTTAATATCTAAAAGAGTTTTTATATCAATTGAACCAGCTGATGATAATGATTTAAATACTCCATTTTTCTTACAACCTTTAAGTGGTACGGCAAATAATGGGGTTAGACCAAATATTAATACAATGGGATTAAATACAGGATCTTTGCCCGAGGGTAGAGTTGTATATTAA
- a CDS encoding aconitate hydratase → MAFDIDMIKSVYSNVKERVDAARELTGKPLTLAEKILYSHLWDGKTEKAFVRGKDYVDFAPDRIACQDATAQMALLQFMQAGKKNVAVPTTVHCDHLIQAKQGAKKDLKRANETSNEVFDFLESVSNKYGIGFWKPGAGIIHQVVLENYAFPGGMMIGTDSHTVNAGGLGMVAIGVGGADAVDVMAGMAWELKFPKLIGVKLTGELNGWTASKDVILKVAGILTVKGGTGAIVEYFGPGAKNLSATGKGTICNMGAEIGATTSTFGYDDSMERFLRATDRADVADAANEIREYLTGDDEVYANPEQYFDEVIEINLSELRPHLNGPFTPDLATPVGELGEKAKKNDWPLKVDWGLIGSCTNSSYEDLSRAASIAQQAIDKKLKPKSDFGINPGSEQIRFTAERDGLLQVFENLGATIFTNACGPCIGQWDRSDRKGEEKNTIVHSFNRNFSKRADGNPNTHAFVGSPEMVAAIAISGRLDFDPMNDTLLNEDGEQVKLDIPVGLELPPKGFAVDENGYLAPTEDGSSVSVKVAEDSERLQLLEPFTPIQDSELKEVKLLIKAFGKCTTDHISMAGPWLRYRGHLDNISNNCLIGAVNAYNKKTNFVKNQLTNEYGGVPDTQREYKAKGIKTIVVGDHNYGEGSSREHAAMEPRFLGVAAVLVKSFARIHETNLKKQGMLGLTFANESDYDLIQEDDTFSFVDIESFAPDKPLTIEVTHADGSKDTIIANHTYNDAQIAWYREGSALNLIKKQNA, encoded by the coding sequence ATGGCATTTGATATTGATATGATCAAATCGGTTTACAGTAATGTAAAGGAGCGCGTAGATGCAGCTCGTGAACTTACCGGTAAGCCTTTAACATTGGCAGAAAAAATATTATACTCTCACCTTTGGGACGGTAAAACTGAGAAGGCATTTGTGCGTGGTAAAGATTACGTAGATTTTGCTCCAGATCGTATCGCTTGCCAGGATGCTACTGCTCAAATGGCATTATTGCAATTTATGCAAGCCGGAAAGAAAAATGTAGCAGTTCCTACAACAGTACATTGTGATCACCTTATACAGGCTAAACAAGGTGCAAAAAAAGATTTAAAACGTGCTAACGAAACAAGTAATGAAGTTTTTGACTTCTTAGAATCTGTTTCAAATAAATATGGTATAGGTTTCTGGAAACCAGGTGCAGGTATTATTCACCAGGTAGTTCTAGAAAATTATGCATTCCCCGGAGGTATGATGATCGGTACAGATAGTCACACGGTAAATGCCGGTGGTCTGGGTATGGTTGCTATAGGTGTAGGTGGTGCAGATGCTGTTGATGTAATGGCTGGAATGGCCTGGGAGCTTAAATTCCCAAAACTTATCGGGGTTAAATTAACCGGTGAGTTAAACGGATGGACAGCCTCTAAAGATGTTATACTTAAAGTAGCAGGTATCCTTACTGTTAAAGGTGGTACTGGTGCTATTGTAGAATATTTTGGCCCAGGTGCTAAAAACCTTTCTGCAACAGGTAAAGGTACAATTTGTAACATGGGTGCAGAGATAGGTGCTACTACTTCAACATTTGGCTATGATGATTCTATGGAGCGTTTTTTACGTGCTACAGATCGTGCTGATGTTGCTGATGCAGCTAATGAAATAAGAGAATACTTAACAGGGGATGATGAAGTTTATGCAAATCCTGAACAATATTTTGATGAAGTAATTGAAATTAATCTTTCAGAATTAAGACCACACCTTAATGGTCCTTTTACTCCAGATTTAGCTACTCCGGTAGGTGAGTTAGGAGAAAAAGCAAAGAAAAATGACTGGCCTCTTAAAGTAGATTGGGGACTTATAGGTTCTTGTACAAACTCTTCTTACGAAGATTTATCAAGAGCGGCTTCAATTGCACAACAGGCGATAGATAAAAAACTGAAACCAAAGAGTGATTTTGGTATAAACCCAGGTTCTGAGCAAATTCGTTTTACTGCAGAACGCGATGGTTTACTTCAGGTTTTTGAAAATTTAGGAGCAACAATATTTACAAATGCTTGTGGTCCTTGTATTGGTCAATGGGATCGTAGTGATCGTAAAGGCGAAGAAAAAAATACCATTGTACATTCATTTAACCGTAACTTCTCAAAACGTGCTGACGGAAATCCTAATACCCACGCATTTGTAGGTTCGCCAGAGATGGTTGCAGCTATTGCAATTTCAGGGAGATTAGATTTTGATCCTATGAATGATACGCTATTAAATGAAGATGGCGAACAGGTGAAATTAGATATTCCAGTAGGTTTAGAGCTTCCTCCAAAAGGATTTGCTGTAGATGAAAATGGATATCTTGCGCCTACTGAAGATGGCAGCTCTGTAAGTGTGAAAGTTGCAGAAGATAGCGAGCGTTTACAATTATTAGAACCTTTTACACCTATTCAGGATTCTGAATTAAAAGAGGTTAAATTACTTATCAAAGCATTTGGTAAATGTACTACAGACCACATTTCTATGGCGGGCCCTTGGTTACGCTACAGAGGTCATTTAGATAACATTTCTAATAACTGTTTAATAGGAGCAGTTAATGCGTATAATAAGAAAACAAACTTTGTGAAAAACCAACTTACTAACGAGTATGGTGGAGTACCTGATACACAAAGAGAATATAAGGCAAAAGGGATTAAAACTATTGTTGTGGGTGATCACAACTACGGTGAAGGCTCTTCTCGTGAGCACGCAGCTATGGAGCCCCGCTTCTTAGGTGTTGCAGCTGTATTAGTTAAATCTTTTGCTCGTATTCACGAGACAAACCTTAAGAAACAAGGTATGTTAGGTTTAACATTTGCTAATGAAAGTGATTATGATTTAATACAGGAAGATGATACATTTAGCTTTGTTGATATCGAGTCATTTGCACCAGACAAGCCTTTAACTATTGAAGTTACTCACGCAGATGGAAGCAAAGATACAATTATTGCAAACCACACGTACAATGATGCTCAAATAGCCTGGTATCGTGAGGGTTCTGCACTTAATCTTATTAAAAAGCAAAACGCTTAA
- a CDS encoding AAA family ATPase, whose amino-acid sequence MSDVKAIDTLVVRFKDLKKEISRVIIGQDEVVEQIIISIFSGGHALLIGVPGLAKTLMVNTVAQALGLDFKRIQFTPDLMPSDIVGSEILDENRTFKFLKGPVFSNIILADEINRTPPKTQAALLEAMQEKAVTVAGKQYALDAPYFVLATQNPIEQEGTYPLPEAQLDRFMFAINLAYPTYEEEVAIVKATTADHKVSINALFTAEDIVGYQHLLRRIPVADNVIEYAVKLVAKTRPDSNAAPQIVKDYIDWGAGPRASQNLILAAKTHAAMQGKYSPDIENVQAVAQGILGHRLIKNYKAEAEGVTLNAIINSLL is encoded by the coding sequence ATGTCTGATGTAAAGGCGATAGATACGCTTGTTGTTCGTTTTAAAGATTTAAAAAAGGAAATAAGTAGAGTTATTATAGGTCAGGATGAAGTTGTAGAGCAAATTATAATTTCTATTTTTTCCGGAGGCCACGCATTGTTAATTGGTGTTCCGGGACTGGCAAAGACCTTAATGGTAAATACGGTCGCCCAGGCACTAGGATTAGATTTTAAACGTATTCAGTTTACTCCAGATTTAATGCCTAGTGATATTGTAGGTTCTGAAATACTTGATGAAAACCGAACTTTTAAGTTTTTAAAAGGTCCTGTTTTCTCAAATATTATTCTGGCAGATGAGATTAACAGAACACCACCTAAAACACAGGCGGCGTTACTTGAGGCCATGCAAGAAAAAGCGGTGACCGTTGCAGGTAAGCAATACGCTCTGGATGCTCCTTACTTTGTATTGGCAACTCAAAACCCGATAGAGCAAGAGGGTACATACCCCTTACCCGAAGCGCAATTAGACCGTTTTATGTTTGCAATAAATTTAGCGTATCCTACTTATGAAGAAGAAGTCGCTATCGTAAAAGCGACTACAGCAGATCATAAAGTCTCTATAAATGCGCTTTTTACTGCAGAGGATATTGTGGGTTATCAGCATTTATTACGCCGTATTCCTGTTGCAGACAATGTTATTGAATACGCTGTAAAACTGGTAGCTAAAACAAGACCTGATTCTAATGCAGCCCCACAAATTGTAAAAGATTATATAGATTGGGGAGCCGGACCTCGTGCTTCTCAAAATTTAATCCTGGCTGCAAAAACCCACGCTGCAATGCAAGGAAAGTATTCACCAGATATCGAAAATGTACAGGCTGTGGCACAGGGCATTTTAGGACACAGACTTATTAAAAATTATAAGGCCGAAGCAGAAGGGGTTACCTTAAATGCAATCATTAATTCGCTGTTGTAA
- a CDS encoding peptidylprolyl isomerase, translating into MNSTISLYILLLICTLSGSALSAQEIIEELENADTAQVETKSLTTGTTFKVDGVAAVVGEFVILDSDIKQAIESLKQQKVEAEGLSDCKVLDKLMEDKLYAHHAVVDSVSISEDQVRSFTQQQIDYFLNQFGGSEERLLKFYRKDKMSDLQKELFDLNKNQELAKAMQQKIVEDVEVTPEEIRDYYKGLERDGLPQFGIELEVSKIMIEPEVPQEEKQKVIDELNGYRKDILENGSSFATKAVLWSEDESSRGDGGLIKDVDRKSQFVKEFRDVAFSLEEGEVSKPFETEFGYHIIKVEKIRGQKIDLRHILRIPKVTSASEAAAKDKIEKIKKRIEAGELTFAEAAKEFSNEKETASDGGIMINPVTQDRMFELKNLPPDLYPKVQNLKEGEISIAFNNPTRTGKTRYEIYTVSDRVEEHKADFALDYVKIKDFALQAKRIKAIEKWQNEKIAETYIKLNGDYRNCDYSSNWLKK; encoded by the coding sequence TTGAACTCTACAATTAGCCTTTATATACTGCTTCTTATTTGCACACTTTCTGGTAGTGCGTTAAGTGCACAGGAAATTATTGAAGAATTAGAAAATGCTGATACCGCTCAGGTAGAAACTAAATCTTTAACTACCGGTACTACCTTTAAAGTAGATGGGGTAGCTGCAGTGGTAGGGGAGTTTGTAATTTTAGACAGTGACATCAAGCAGGCAATAGAATCTTTAAAACAACAAAAAGTCGAGGCAGAAGGTCTTTCAGACTGTAAAGTGCTAGACAAGCTGATGGAAGATAAGTTATATGCGCATCACGCGGTTGTAGATAGCGTTTCTATTTCTGAAGATCAGGTAAGATCATTTACTCAGCAACAGATAGATTATTTCTTAAATCAATTTGGAGGTTCAGAAGAACGCCTTTTAAAGTTCTACCGAAAAGATAAAATGAGTGATCTTCAAAAAGAACTTTTTGACTTAAATAAGAATCAGGAATTGGCTAAAGCTATGCAGCAAAAAATTGTTGAAGATGTAGAAGTTACTCCAGAAGAAATACGTGATTATTATAAAGGTCTTGAGCGTGATGGTTTACCGCAGTTTGGTATTGAGTTAGAGGTTTCAAAAATTATGATTGAGCCTGAAGTACCGCAAGAAGAGAAGCAAAAAGTAATTGATGAGCTCAATGGCTACCGCAAAGATATTCTTGAAAACGGAAGTAGTTTTGCAACCAAGGCTGTTTTATGGTCTGAAGATGAGTCGAGCCGTGGTGATGGTGGTTTAATCAAAGATGTTGACCGTAAGTCGCAGTTTGTTAAAGAATTTAGAGATGTTGCTTTTAGCCTAGAAGAAGGTGAAGTGAGTAAACCTTTTGAAACTGAATTTGGTTATCATATTATAAAAGTTGAAAAAATACGAGGTCAGAAAATTGACTTAAGACATATTCTGCGTATTCCTAAAGTTACTTCAGCTTCAGAAGCTGCTGCAAAAGATAAAATTGAAAAGATTAAAAAACGTATTGAAGCAGGTGAATTAACCTTTGCTGAAGCTGCAAAAGAATTTTCTAACGAAAAAGAAACAGCAAGTGACGGAGGTATAATGATTAATCCGGTTACTCAGGATCGTATGTTTGAATTAAAAAACCTGCCACCAGATTTATATCCTAAAGTTCAGAATTTAAAAGAAGGTGAGATTTCGATAGCCTTTAACAATCCTACACGTACCGGGAAAACTCGTTATGAGATCTATACAGTTTCAGACCGCGTAGAAGAACACAAGGCAGATTTTGCATTGGATTATGTGAAAATTAAAGATTTCGCTTTACAGGCAAAACGGATAAAAGCTATTGAAAAATGGCAAAATGAGAAGATTGCAGAGACTTATATTAAACTAAACGGAGACTACAGAAACTGCGATTATAGCAGCAACTGGTTAAAAAAATAG
- a CDS encoding SRPBCC family protein → MKYSHKIIIDLPLDETIKKMDSLDNLKKWQKGLTEARVTSGKFGEKGTQTELKYDFGNRKMTLTETILETNMPHSLVAEYKTKGVLNIQNNTFTSTEDGKTIWKSDSEFRFEGFGMKMLGLLVPGTFKKQSLKYMRDFKKFAESKNV, encoded by the coding sequence ATGAAGTATTCTCATAAAATCATCATTGATTTACCGCTTGATGAAACAATCAAGAAAATGGACAGTCTTGATAATTTGAAGAAATGGCAGAAGGGTTTAACCGAGGCGCGAGTTACATCAGGAAAATTTGGTGAAAAAGGAACTCAAACTGAATTGAAATATGACTTCGGAAATAGAAAAATGACCCTAACTGAGACTATTCTTGAAACCAATATGCCGCATAGCCTAGTTGCAGAATATAAAACAAAAGGTGTTTTAAATATTCAGAATAACACATTTACTTCTACTGAAGATGGTAAAACTATCTGGAAATCTGATAGCGAGTTTAGATTTGAAGGCTTTGGTATGAAAATGTTAGGACTACTAGTACCGGGAACATTCAAAAAACAATCGCTAAAATATATGCGTGACTTTAAAAAGTTTGCCGAATCTAAAAATGTGTAG
- a CDS encoding OmpH family outer membrane protein translates to MKKIFIPLAAFLISVSAFAQSKVGTIDSDLVIASLNEITQVQKDLETYGADLDKQFKDLVSKYQTSVTAYQNAEATATEEDKKTKQEEIVSMEQDIQRFRQNSQGLIQIKQNELMQPLYQKVGQALDAVAKEQQYSQVLTLNAGVAYFDPALDLTEAVAKKLGVTLKTE, encoded by the coding sequence ATGAAAAAAATATTTATCCCCTTAGCAGCGTTTCTTATTAGTGTAAGTGCTTTTGCTCAATCAAAAGTAGGTACTATAGATAGCGACCTTGTAATCGCAAGTTTAAATGAAATCACACAGGTTCAGAAAGATTTAGAAACTTACGGTGCAGATCTTGACAAACAGTTTAAAGACCTGGTGTCTAAATATCAAACATCAGTTACTGCATATCAGAATGCTGAAGCTACCGCTACTGAAGAAGATAAAAAAACCAAGCAAGAAGAGATTGTAAGTATGGAGCAAGATATTCAACGTTTCCGTCAAAACTCTCAAGGTCTTATACAAATAAAACAAAACGAGTTAATGCAACCTTTGTATCAGAAAGTAGGACAGGCTTTAGATGCTGTTGCTAAAGAACAGCAATACTCGCAGGTATTAACGCTAAATGCAGGAGTTGCTTACTTTGACCCGGCATTAGATCTTACAGAGGCTGTTGCAAAAAAATTAGGTGTTACTTTAAAAACAGAGTAA
- the guaB gene encoding IMP dehydrogenase, protein MTAHETKIVGEGLTYDDVLLVPAYSEVLPREVNIQSKFSRNITLNVPIVSAAMDTVTESRMAIAIAREGGIGVLHKNMSIEEQAVKVRRVKRAESGMIIDPVTLGLDAKVKDAKRLMAEHSIGGIPITDDAGHLKGIVTNRDLRFEKNNDRAIIEVMTSENLITTAEGTSLGEAEVILQEKKIEKLPVVTDDNKLIGLITFRDITKLTQKPIANKDTFGRLRVAAAVGVTGDAVDRVEALVNAGVDAIVIDTAHGHTQGVVRVLQLVKAKYPNLDVVVGNIATADAARYLVEAGADAVKVGIGPGSICTTRIVAGVGFPQFSAVLEVGAALKGTGVPVIADGGIRYTGDIPKAIAAGADCVMLGSLLAGTKESPGETIIYEGRKFKTYRGMGSVEAMKTGSKDRYFQDVEDDIKKLVPEGIVGRVPYKGELYESVHQFIGGLRAGMGYCGAKDIATLKENGRFVKITASGINESHPHDVTITKESPNYSR, encoded by the coding sequence ATGACGGCACACGAAACTAAAATAGTAGGAGAAGGTCTAACTTATGATGACGTACTCTTAGTTCCCGCATATTCTGAAGTACTTCCTCGAGAAGTAAATATTCAATCTAAATTTTCTAGAAATATCACGCTCAATGTACCTATCGTTTCTGCAGCGATGGATACGGTTACCGAATCGCGTATGGCTATTGCTATTGCACGTGAAGGCGGTATTGGCGTTTTGCATAAGAATATGAGTATTGAAGAACAAGCGGTAAAAGTGCGTCGTGTAAAACGTGCTGAAAGTGGAATGATTATCGATCCCGTAACTTTAGGTCTTGATGCTAAAGTTAAGGATGCAAAGCGTTTAATGGCAGAACATAGTATAGGGGGTATACCTATAACTGATGATGCCGGCCATTTAAAGGGAATTGTTACCAACAGAGATTTACGGTTTGAAAAAAATAATGACCGCGCGATTATTGAGGTAATGACAAGCGAAAATCTTATAACAACAGCCGAAGGTACTTCTTTAGGAGAGGCAGAAGTTATTCTTCAGGAAAAGAAGATCGAAAAGCTTCCTGTAGTAACAGATGACAATAAACTTATAGGGCTAATTACCTTTAGAGATATTACAAAACTTACTCAAAAGCCTATTGCTAATAAAGATACCTTCGGAAGACTTCGCGTTGCCGCCGCTGTAGGTGTAACAGGTGATGCTGTAGATCGTGTTGAAGCGTTAGTAAATGCGGGTGTCGATGCAATTGTTATTGATACAGCGCACGGTCATACACAAGGAGTTGTGCGTGTTCTTCAGCTTGTAAAAGCTAAATATCCCAATCTAGATGTTGTTGTAGGTAATATTGCAACCGCAGATGCAGCGCGTTACCTTGTCGAAGCAGGAGCAGACGCGGTTAAGGTAGGTATAGGACCGGGGTCTATTTGTACAACCCGTATTGTTGCTGGTGTAGGTTTCCCTCAGTTTAGTGCTGTTTTAGAAGTGGGAGCTGCTTTAAAAGGAACGGGTGTTCCTGTTATTGCAGATGGGGGAATACGCTATACAGGTGATATACCTAAAGCAATCGCAGCAGGTGCAGACTGTGTTATGTTAGGCTCTTTACTTGCAGGAACAAAAGAATCTCCGGGAGAAACCATAATTTACGAAGGGCGTAAGTTTAAAACATATCGCGGTATGGGTTCTGTTGAAGCAATGAAAACAGGTTCTAAAGACCGTTATTTTCAGGATGTAGAAGATGATATTAAAAAATTAGTGCCAGAGGGTATTGTAGGTCGCGTACCCTATAAAGGTGAACTTTACGAGAGTGTTCACCAGTTTATAGGTGGCTTAAGAGCCGGTATGGGATACTGTGGAGCAAAAGATATTGCAACACTTAAAGAAAATGGTCGTTTTGTTAAGATTACCGCAAGCGGAATTAATGAAAGTCATCCCCACGATGTTACGATAACTAAAGAATCTCCTAACTACAGTAGATAA